A DNA window from Triticum urartu cultivar G1812 unplaced genomic scaffold, Tu2.1 TuUngrouped_contig_6, whole genome shotgun sequence contains the following coding sequences:
- the LOC125529996 gene encoding late embryogenesis abundant protein D-34-like isoform X2: MSQGQQRRPSSDQAQADGGGQSQEQGGGAVRYGDVFLAVTGGLAEKPVAPQDAATMQSAENLVFGETIKGGPAATMQSAAMRNERMGVVGHDQATDATAEQGVTVSETRVPGGRIVTEFVAGQVVGQYLAPDGADPARGAAGDDTKMTIGEALEGAGYAAGDRPVEHSDAAAIQAAKVRATGQDVYIPGDLAAQAQSAADANLWAARDEEKAKLGDVLSNATAKLVADKEVESDDAGRVASAETRNKDDKTVRPGGIAASVAAAARLNKQDA; encoded by the exons ATGAGCCAGGGGCAGCAGAGGAGGCCGTCGTCTGACCAAGCCCAGGCGGACGGCGGCGGGCAGAGCCAGGAACAGGGAGGAGGCGCCGTCCGCTACGGCGACGTGTTCCTGGCCGTGACCGGCGGCCTCGCGGAGAAGCCCGTGGCGCCGCAGGACGCGGCCACGATGCAGTCGGCGGAGAACCTCGTGTTCGGGGAGACGATCAAGGGCGGGCCAGCGGCCACCATGCAGTCCGCGGCCATGCGGAACGAGCGCATGGGCGTCGTTGGCCACGACCAGGCCACGGACGCCACAGCCGAGCAGGGCGTCACCGTGTCCGAGACCCGCGTCCCCGGCGGACGCATCGTCACCGAGTTCGTCGCCGGGCAGGTCGTCGGCCAGTACCTCGCGCCGGATGGTGCCGACCCTGCTAGGGGAGCCGCTGGCGACGATACGAAGATGACAATCGGTGAGGCGCTGGAGGGGGCAGGTTATGCTGCGGGAGACAGGCCGGTGGAGCACAGCGACGCGGCGGCCATCCAGGCGGCCAAAGTGAGAGCCACCGGGCAGGACGTCTATATCCCCGGGGATCTGGCCGCGCAGGCGCAGTCGGCCGCCGACGCCAACCTCTGGGCCGCGCGCGACGAGGAGAAGGCCAAGCTCGGTGACGTGCTCTCG AATGCGACGGCGAAGCTGGTTGCGGACAAGGAGGTGGAGTCCGACGACGCGGGGAGGGTGGCCTCGGCGGAGACCCGAAACAAGGACGACAAGACGGTGAGGCCGGGAGGGATAGCGGCGTCCGTGGCTGCGGCCGCGCGGCTCAACAAGCAGGACGCATAG
- the LOC125529996 gene encoding late embryogenesis abundant protein D-34-like isoform X1, protein MSQGQQRRPSSDQAQADGGGQSQEQGGGAVRYGDVFLAVTGGLAEKPVAPQDAATMQSAENLVFGETIKGGPAATMQSAAMRNERMGVVGHDQATDATAEQGVTVSETRVPGGRIVTEFVAGQVVGQYLAPDGADPARGAAGDDTKMTIGEALEGAGYAAGDRPVEHSDAAAIQAAKVRATGQDVYIPGDLAAQAQSAADANLWAARDEEKAKLGDVLSNATAKLVAHKERNATAKLVADKEVESDDAGRVASAETRNKDDKTVRPGGIAASVAAAARLNKQDA, encoded by the exons ATGAGCCAGGGGCAGCAGAGGAGGCCGTCGTCTGACCAAGCCCAGGCGGACGGCGGCGGGCAGAGCCAGGAACAGGGAGGAGGCGCCGTCCGCTACGGCGACGTGTTCCTGGCCGTGACCGGCGGCCTCGCGGAGAAGCCCGTGGCGCCGCAGGACGCGGCCACGATGCAGTCGGCGGAGAACCTCGTGTTCGGGGAGACGATCAAGGGCGGGCCAGCGGCCACCATGCAGTCCGCGGCCATGCGGAACGAGCGCATGGGCGTCGTTGGCCACGACCAGGCCACGGACGCCACAGCCGAGCAGGGCGTCACCGTGTCCGAGACCCGCGTCCCCGGCGGACGCATCGTCACCGAGTTCGTCGCCGGGCAGGTCGTCGGCCAGTACCTCGCGCCGGATGGTGCCGACCCTGCTAGGGGAGCCGCTGGCGACGATACGAAGATGACAATCGGTGAGGCGCTGGAGGGGGCAGGTTATGCTGCGGGAGACAGGCCGGTGGAGCACAGCGACGCGGCGGCCATCCAGGCGGCCAAAGTGAGAGCCACCGGGCAGGACGTCTATATCCCCGGGGATCTGGCCGCGCAGGCGCAGTCGGCCGCCGACGCCAACCTCTGGGCCGCGCGCGACGAGGAGAAGGCCAAGCTCGGTGACGTGCTCTCG AATGCGACGGCGAAGCTGGTTGCCCACAAGGAGCGGAATGCGACGGCGAAGCTGGTTGCGGACAAGGAGGTGGAGTCCGACGACGCGGGGAGGGTGGCCTCGGCGGAGACCCGAAACAAGGACGACAAGACGGTGAGGCCGGGAGGGATAGCGGCGTCCGTGGCTGCGGCCGCGCGGCTCAACAAGCAGGACGCATAG